A single genomic interval of Sphingobacteriales bacterium harbors:
- a CDS encoding T9SS type A sorting domain-containing protein, producing the protein MKQFNYNFPQWVMVFLLLVITGTAVAQPTLTRDKSFFKVGDFYPAMFCNAQGVTQGESGANVTWDFSEVLVDGPGATPTYIDPKNTDFPDDFPTANVASASTTDYGYFEATNDGAFDVGFGQFDNPGTTNADETLLFTYLDNLQLYKFPFDYQNEFTDTMSRTYTINNGAILIESGTSRTVKYDGWGTLILPTGTFNNVARLRIDQVRHDEAPDDPNNIFLDQQVIRYEWFSLDLRSPILSLQFFEQNNGGQQTSETTAYFIARNDEYGYTYQLANDGINSPWIDITTKGTEVKGLADDNFVGPVNMGIDFQYYWSTMNSLYIASNGYVAFDAIQISSGANPTFNPIPTENEQNNYIAPLLCDLTLSSVNQPGVPKNPGKVYTWSNNIDTFIVSYENVPFWTDNQPQYTGSNTFQVIFSAKDTSITFNYKETSSKLADEYLYRNVPMVVGLENSSGKIGLGMTYSAPPPSGACVIFNAPTKALVNIKDVYPAYLQNTESQGTFVLKGDEIKLKAAVKNGGNVAIPAADFVIINAQVYDENGDAYYSDPPAAIITSGLTVGEVQTKEFTAPDDAFIAVAPGWYSYEVSVNANDDINPGNNTKKAEIVVVDSTANGEIPLSFTAGDESTETLVSWTGSTGYDEGAGMFIVPPFYACEIVGVEYFVVPESGASSITAGFRGQILANDNGKPGAVLAEKDMAADAITPIAWNRIDFETPVTVYAKDGGFFVSWLMETTGIGLATDELEESPVSRTSFEILSGAWAPYRQRFNSDLYIRVIVKKGLSDGINQPINNSVVSEAYPNPAPEAVSLNYTLQQNTNLTISVTNSNGQVVKTQTYANAGAGNYTWQMPTANLTQGLYQVSFQLTDGTKVNRGFVVTK; encoded by the coding sequence ATGAAACAATTTAATTACAATTTTCCACAATGGGTAATGGTTTTTTTGTTGCTGGTTATTACCGGCACCGCCGTAGCCCAACCCACCCTTACCCGCGATAAAAGCTTTTTTAAAGTAGGCGATTTTTATCCGGCAATGTTTTGCAATGCTCAAGGCGTTACTCAAGGCGAGTCGGGGGCTAATGTTACCTGGGATTTTAGCGAGGTGCTTGTCGATGGCCCTGGCGCTACCCCTACTTATATTGACCCTAAAAACACCGATTTTCCGGATGATTTTCCTACCGCCAATGTAGCATCGGCAAGTACTACCGACTATGGCTATTTTGAAGCAACTAACGACGGCGCTTTTGATGTGGGCTTTGGACAGTTTGACAACCCCGGCACCACCAATGCCGACGAAACCTTATTGTTTACCTATTTAGACAATTTGCAACTGTATAAATTCCCATTCGACTACCAAAACGAGTTTACCGACACCATGAGCCGCACTTATACCATAAACAACGGCGCTATTTTAATTGAATCGGGTACAAGCCGTACCGTAAAATACGATGGTTGGGGTACCTTAATTTTGCCAACTGGAACATTTAATAATGTAGCCCGTTTGCGCATTGACCAAGTACGCCACGACGAAGCCCCCGATGACCCAAATAATATTTTTTTAGACCAACAAGTTATTCGTTATGAATGGTTTTCGCTTGATTTACGTTCGCCAATTCTATCACTTCAGTTTTTTGAGCAAAATAACGGAGGTCAACAAACCAGCGAAACAACAGCTTATTTTATTGCACGTAATGACGAGTATGGCTATACTTATCAATTAGCCAACGACGGCATTAATAGCCCATGGATTGATATTACCACCAAAGGCACCGAAGTAAAAGGACTTGCCGACGATAATTTTGTAGGCCCTGTCAATATGGGTATTGACTTTCAGTATTATTGGAGCACTATGAATAGTTTGTATATTGCCTCTAACGGTTACGTTGCTTTTGACGCAATTCAAATATCTTCGGGCGCCAACCCCACTTTTAATCCTATACCCACCGAAAACGAGCAAAACAACTATATTGCCCCCTTGCTTTGCGACTTAACCTTATCGAGCGTAAACCAACCTGGGGTGCCTAAAAATCCGGGTAAAGTTTATACTTGGAGCAACAATATTGATACTTTTATTGTAAGCTACGAAAATGTTCCATTTTGGACAGACAACCAACCACAATATACCGGAAGTAATACTTTCCAAGTTATTTTTTCGGCAAAAGACACTTCAATAACCTTTAATTACAAAGAAACCAGTTCTAAATTAGCCGATGAATATTTATACCGGAACGTGCCAATGGTAGTTGGTTTAGAAAACAGCTCCGGAAAAATTGGTTTGGGTATGACGTATAGTGCTCCTCCCCCATCGGGAGCTTGTGTTATATTTAATGCACCTACCAAAGCTTTAGTAAATATTAAAGACGTTTACCCAGCCTATTTACAAAATACAGAAAGCCAAGGTACTTTTGTACTTAAAGGAGACGAAATTAAGCTAAAAGCAGCCGTTAAAAATGGTGGCAACGTAGCCATTCCAGCCGCCGATTTTGTAATTATCAATGCACAGGTTTATGATGAAAATGGAGACGCCTATTACTCTGACCCTCCGGCAGCTATTATTACCAGCGGATTAACTGTTGGCGAGGTACAAACAAAAGAATTTACTGCCCCCGATGATGCGTTTATAGCCGTAGCACCCGGATGGTATAGCTACGAAGTATCCGTAAATGCCAACGACGATATTAACCCCGGCAATAATACTAAAAAAGCCGAAATTGTAGTAGTTGACTCGACAGCTAATGGCGAAATACCCCTTAGCTTTACCGCCGGTGATGAAAGCACCGAAACCCTTGTATCGTGGACGGGCTCTACCGGATATGACGAGGGTGCCGGCATGTTTATTGTTCCTCCATTTTATGCCTGCGAAATTGTGGGTGTTGAGTATTTTGTAGTGCCCGAATCTGGCGCTTCAAGTATAACGGCTGGTTTCAGAGGCCAAATTTTAGCCAATGACAACGGCAAACCCGGCGCAGTTTTGGCCGAAAAAGATATGGCTGCCGATGCCATTACACCCATCGCCTGGAACCGCATAGATTTTGAAACCCCAGTTACAGTTTATGCCAAAGATGGTGGCTTTTTTGTATCGTGGTTAATGGAAACAACAGGCATTGGCCTTGCCACCGACGAGTTGGAAGAAAGCCCTGTGTCGCGCACCAGTTTTGAAATTTTAAGCGGCGCATGGGCACCTTACCGCCAACGTTTTAACTCTGACCTTTACATCCGGGTAATTGTTAAAAAAGGCCTAAGCGATGGCATCAATCAACCTATTAACAATAGTGTTGTTAGTGAGGCCTATCCAAATCCTGCCCCCGAAGCAGTTTCATTAAACTACACCCTACAACAAAATACTAATTTAACCATCAGTGTAACAAATAGCAATGGCCAGGTAGTAAAAACCCAAACTTACGCCAATGCTGGGGCTGGCAACTATACTTGGCAAATGCCAACTGCTAATTTAACCCAAGGCTTGTATCAGGTTAGCTTCCAACTAACAGACGGTACAAAAGTAAATCGCGGGTTTGTTGTAACCAAGTAA
- a CDS encoding peptidoglycan DD-metalloendopeptidase family protein: MIKHQTLKNDKIEDKTPLNSVKKVQKRTLIRMIWRFIPHFFVLLCLLTGSIFSFVAFTQNNKNKQLKKLEANQQQTQKEITQTQDLIERQRQNKKSSIAELDLLQRQIGNQTNAIENINEQLAELDQYIAERQAQITAIEQQIDLLRTQYVANVRRTWLSQHQHNDLLFLFSASDFNAWFRHALQLQRFSKWRRQQFDTLFAKHDTLTAVLNDYHTQAAQQRVILNSRQQQIEQLNQTEEDQKAILARLNKQEKNLVKQLAAQQKKYEGILAKIQDFIIREAERQRLAPNNVAANTTNSKISSELLKNKGAMPMPVANGTVIMGYGLQQSYLNSAVKQNNKTITIAATGPASVTAIFDGTIKIPPPVRGVQSVIVYHGNYLSVYSNLSELLVVDGQTVNKNQPIGKISPDAGSDQAILRFGMAKLVGGSKPEFFNPAGWVGW; encoded by the coding sequence ATGATAAAGCACCAAACACTCAAAAATGATAAAATTGAGGACAAAACTCCGTTAAACTCCGTAAAAAAAGTTCAAAAACGAACTTTAATCCGGATGATTTGGCGCTTTATACCGCATTTTTTTGTTTTACTATGTTTGCTTACAGGCAGTATATTTAGTTTTGTTGCCTTCACGCAAAACAATAAAAATAAACAACTTAAGAAGTTAGAGGCAAATCAACAACAGACACAAAAAGAAATTACCCAAACTCAAGACCTAATTGAACGCCAGAGACAAAATAAAAAATCGTCAATCGCTGAACTTGATTTGCTTCAGCGACAAATTGGAAATCAAACCAACGCCATCGAAAATATAAACGAACAATTAGCCGAACTTGACCAATATATAGCTGAACGCCAAGCCCAAATTACAGCCATTGAGCAACAAATTGACCTTTTGCGAACCCAATACGTGGCTAATGTGAGGCGCACCTGGTTAAGCCAACACCAACATAACGATTTACTTTTTTTATTTTCGGCCAGCGATTTTAATGCTTGGTTTAGACATGCCTTACAATTACAACGCTTTTCGAAATGGCGCAGGCAACAATTTGATACCCTGTTTGCCAAACATGATACTTTAACTGCTGTTCTTAACGACTACCATACACAAGCCGCCCAACAGCGTGTAATACTTAACAGCCGGCAGCAGCAAATAGAGCAACTAAATCAAACCGAAGAAGATCAAAAAGCGATTTTAGCCAGACTTAACAAGCAAGAAAAAAACTTAGTAAAGCAGTTGGCTGCCCAACAAAAAAAATACGAGGGTATATTAGCTAAAATTCAAGACTTTATAATCCGCGAGGCCGAGCGCCAACGGCTTGCGCCAAATAACGTTGCAGCCAATACCACAAATAGTAAAATAAGCAGCGAACTACTAAAAAACAAAGGTGCAATGCCTATGCCAGTAGCAAATGGTACGGTAATAATGGGCTATGGCTTACAACAAAGCTACCTAAACAGTGCCGTCAAACAGAACAACAAAACAATAACAATTGCTGCCACAGGGCCGGCCAGTGTGACAGCAATATTTGATGGCACAATAAAAATACCGCCGCCTGTTCGCGGTGTACAAAGTGTAATTGTTTATCACGGCAATTATTTGTCTGTTTACTCAAATTTAAGTGAGTTGTTGGTTGTTGACGGACAAACTGTTAATAAAAACCAGCCTATCGGCAAAATAAGTCCCGATGCTGGTAGCGACCAAGCTATTTTACGGTTTGGGATGGCAAAATTAGTGGGTGGCAGTAAACCCGAGTTTTTTAATCCGGCCGGATGGGTAGGCTGGTAA
- a CDS encoding T9SS type A sorting domain-containing protein: MKKLLTILLAILLHPVLGYAQVADTIAANGRTYTQIFDSLSTGLVAARIPQNLPDTTGIVHNKQDGRVAFNNPTNNVFKLYPNPASSQELTIHIDASVINDAVLGNLNLSFYNSVGKLVKVQSMAKNTTQMAIPINHLPNGIYTVVLSTNNQTLAAQKLTIIR, encoded by the coding sequence ATGAAAAAATTATTAACCATTTTACTTGCCATTTTATTACACCCTGTTTTGGGCTATGCGCAAGTTGCCGATACCATTGCCGCCAATGGCAGAACCTATACCCAAATATTCGATAGCCTAAGCACAGGGCTTGTTGCCGCCCGTATTCCCCAAAACCTGCCTGATACTACCGGTATTGTGCACAACAAACAAGATGGCAGGGTAGCCTTTAACAACCCTACCAACAACGTATTTAAGCTATATCCTAACCCAGCATCAAGCCAAGAATTAACAATACATATTGACGCTTCGGTTATAAACGATGCCGTTTTGGGCAACCTAAATTTGAGTTTTTACAATAGCGTGGGCAAACTTGTTAAAGTACAAAGCATGGCAAAAAACACAACCCAAATGGCAATACCCATAAACCACCTGCCTAATGGCATATACACTGTTGTGTTAAGCACTAATAACCAAACCTTAGCTGCACAAAAACTAACCATTATTCGTTAA